In Planctomycetota bacterium, the sequence CCGCCGCGCGCCGTGAGCGCGAAGGAAGTCGCGCAGCTCGCCCAGCGGCGCGTCGAAGCCCAGCGATTGCCTGGCCAGATGCTTCAGCGCGAAGCGTTCGAGAATCAGCCGCACGGCCAGAAACTCGGCCAGCGTGCCGGCCGGCGCGCCGCGCGCCACCCGGTCGCCGCGGACCTCCATCTGCCACAGCATGCCGGCCCAGCCGCGCAAGGCGAGCAACGTGGCGGCGATCTTGTCGTCCCACTTGGAATGCGGCAGGCCAAGCAGTTGCAACGATTCGAGAATTGATTCCTCGGGGCCAAGGCCAGCCGCTTCGATCCGTTTGAACTCGGCGCTCAAGCCGGCGAGCCAGGCCTCGGGCGAGCCCCCTGGCTGGTCATAGATGGCGCGGAAAGCTTGGAAGAAGCCCCGGTCGCGATCGGGCATCTGCCAATAGGCAAACCCCTGATCGGTAAAGGCCGCGCAGAAGCGAATCAACAACTCGTGTACCAGTAGATCGCTGTCGTCGCTCGTGGCGTCGAACAGCGCGTCGCGCAGCCGGAACGGCGGCGGCGTGGGCAGCCCCGTCGAGCCACAAGCGTGCGCCCCTTCGCGACAGATCCGCCACAACGCCTGCAGCGCGAGCGCTTCCCACGTCTCGCGAGGCCATTGTTCGATCGACGTCTCGCCATAGCGTTCGAGCAAGTCGGCCAGCAAGTGCCGGGCACCGCGATCCTTGCCCACGTGGCGGTGTGATTCAGGATCGTATTCGCGCTCTTCGTGGGGCGCGGCGCCTTGTTGCTGGCGCGCGTGGTGACGGCCAGCGTGACCGTGGGGCGCGTGATGATGCCCGTCGTGGATGTCGCGCATCACCCAATGCCGCGTTTCTTCCAGAATCCGCTCGCGCATCGTGGACGGCGCTTCGTCCCGAAAGCGGGTCAATGCGTCGGTCTCGGCCACGAACCAGCGCAGCTCTTCGGGCGGCCCCTTGCGCAGCGTGTGTTCGAGCATGGCCAGCCGCAGTTCGAACCGCGTGGCCAGTGACCCAATCACTTCGTCGGCGCGCTCCCCCAGGTCTTCGCGCAACACGGTTGCCAGATCGACCAGCCGAATCCGATCGTGGGTCAGCTTGTCTCGGTATTGGCTTTCGAGCAAATAAGGCTGACAACCGAACAGCCGCGCCCCCTTGCGGACACCGTCCTCGAACGGCATCGTTTCGAGCGCCTGCAACGTATTCAGGAACACAAAGGCCGTGATCGGGCCTTGCGCAGGGAGCAACTCGGCCGCGCGCCGAATCAGCTCGCGCAGGTGGTCCAGGTCGAGCTGTTGTTCGGCCGATGGTTTGGACGGATTAGGTGGGGGGCTAGCTTCAGGCACGGGAGTAACCGTCGTTGATGGAGGCAACGAGCGCTATGGGGTACGAAATCGTCGGTGGGGGCGGCCGCGCCGCCCGGGGATGATCGCCTGACTCCTAACTCTAGGACGCGGCTAAGTAGTTGCCACAAGCCAAGATACTACGTCCTGGCTAGTCATTTGAAAACGACCCGCAGCGGGGGACGAGCACTCGCGCTTCGTCGGCGCGGCTGGCCTGCTCCGCATACTCGAACCGCAAGGGGTTCGATATCCGACCGACAAACCGTCCATCATCCAGCTCCTTTCCGAACCGGGGCGAGCGATGCATGTCGCGAACCGTAGATTGACAGTTGCCTGGGGCGAACCTTCACGCACATCCCTGGCGCGGGCGTTTTGCTGCTGACGCAGTTGACGAAAGAGCAAACCAGCGATGGGCTTCAGACCACGAAGACCATCGGCATCTAACCACGAAAACAAGCCCTCTAGGGTCCGTAGCGCTCGGTGGACAACTGTCGTTCCCGGTCGACCATGCTGAAATTATTCTTGTTTGCCAGGTGGCCATGCCACCCGCATCATCATTACAAAACCCTCATCCATTTTCGACTGGTTCCAGAGTGATTGTTGCTAGATTCTTCGCGACTGGCCCCTTGGGATTGATGGTTCCCAGGGGGAAATCGTTGCCTAATCCGTGGCCCTTGCCATATCATGCCGGCCTCGCCCCCGGCCGCCTGCTTGCCCTCCTTTCGGAGACTAATTGTTATGCGTTGCCTCGCCGCGCTCGCCTTGTTCGCACTCGCCGTTTCATTTTCGGGAAGGTCACTGGCCGCCGAAACACCCGCCGAGCCGGTACCGCAATATCAATTTGAATCGATCACTGTGGCGACGGCCTCGGCCGACGAGCCGCGCGCCGCGGCGCTCGACGTCGAGAAGGCGCTCAAGTACTTGGACCAGGGGGCGCTCGCCTGGTCAGGCAGCCGCAAATGCGTGAGCTGTCACACCAACGGCATGTACATGACGGTTCGCCCGGCGCTTTCGCCGACGGCCGGCGCGCCGAATCCGGCCATTCGCGAGTTCTTCGTCAAGACCTTGAAGCAAAAGCAAGAGGTGGCCGCCGAGACTCTTGCCAAAGGAACGGCCCCCGAACAAGTGATCTACCTGGCCACTGGTCTGGCCGAATGGGATCGTCACGTGAGCCGCGAGTTGTCCGCCGAGACCGCTGCCGCGCTGAAGCTGATGCTTTCGATCCAGCGCGAAGACGGCACCTGGGGCGCGATCGATTGCTGGCCGCCGTACGAAAGCGACTCGTATCATCCAGCGACCGTGGCGGCGATGGCCATTGCCACCGCGCCGGGCTGGTTGGCCAACTTGAAGGACGAAGATCAGCTCGCGCGTGTCGAGCGCCTGCGTCAATACCTGCGCACGACAAAGCCCCCGCACGACTATGGCCGGGTGCTGTTGCTGTGGGCCAGCACGCGGTTGCCGGGCATTGTTGAAGACCGGGCCGAGCTGCTCTCGACATTGAGCAAGCATCAACGCGAAGACGGCGGCTGGTCGATCCGCACCTTTGCCGAGCCCGAGCAATGGGGACGCGGCAATCGAGCCGAGAAGCTGCGCGGCGAGCCCGACTTTGCCAACCCGGCCAGCGATGGACACATGACCGGCCTGGCCATCGTCGTGCTGCGCGAGGCGGGCGTGCCGGCGAACGATCCCAGGATCGAGCGGGGCATCGCCTGGCTCAAGTCGCAACAGCGCGCTTCCGGGCGCTGGTGGACGCGCTCGCTGAACACCGACAAGTCCCACTACATCACCTACAGCGGCACGGCTTATCCGCTGTGGGCGCTGCAAATGTGCGGGCAACTCCCGGTCCAACCGACCGTCAAAGCCGCTTCTCGCTGAGGCATTTGCCACTGAAGCACAGAGACACGGGGGATTGCACGGAGAGAATACGCAGACGGAGAGGGGAGAGGGGAAGGAAATGATGAGTGCTGAGTGATGAATGATGAGTGGGGGGCGACGTGCGTCGTACCCAGTACACAGAGCGACTAAGCGATCCGCCTTTTTCCCTCAATTCATCACTCATCACTTCCCCTCCATTCTCCTCTCCGTGCAACCCTCCGTGTCACCGTGCCTCCGTGGCTAAGTATTCCGCGCGCTGAAGAAGATACGCGAGAACGGAAACAGCGTCACATCGCCCGACGGGGGATACGCCTGATCAAGGCGTCGGCCTAGCTCGCGTTCGAACTCGGCGGCCTCTTGTTCGTCAAGCCGTGCCAACAGCGGCCGGAGCGACGTGCCGCGCAGCCAATTCAACACCGGCTGTGGCCCGCGCAGCACGTGCATATAGGTCGTTTCCCAGGCGTTGACCACGCAGCCCAGCGCGTGCAACCGTTCGACGTACCAGGCCAGCGGCTGCACCGAATCGGCGTGCAGCCCGACGCCGGCCACGCGCTCACGCCAGCGCGCTTCGTGGACCAAGTCGAACAAGATTGTGTGGCTCGGTGCGCGGAAGTTGTTCGGCATCTGCACGGCCAGCGTGCCGCCGGCCGCCAACACGGCCGTCAGTCGCGCCAGGAGCGCCGCGTGATCGTCAATCCAATGCAGCGCCGCATTGCTGACAATCAAGTCGATTGGCGTCGCACACTTCCAAGTCGCTAGATCGGCCTCGACGAACTCCAGCCGGCCGCGTTGCGACAGCGGTTGTGCCGCCGCCAGCATCTCGGCCGAATTGTCGACGCCGATCACATGGGCCGCGGGCCAGCGCTCGCTCAAGGTTTGGGTCAGCGCACCCGCGCCACAGCCCAGGTCGACAATCGTGCCCGGAGATTCGACGTTGATCTGGGCCAGCAGGTCGCCGAACGGTCGCGCTCGCTCGCTGCTGAATCTGCCGTAGATTGTGGGATCCCAGGGCATGCTGCTTGATTGCTTGCGGTCGCCTATGATGGTGCGTCGAGTAGGATGGCCTATGCACCGTTGTATCACGACCCACCGAGGTTTGCATTCGATGCCGTTTGTTCGCTTAATGTCGCTCACGCTCATCGTCGCAACGTCGCTCGTGGCGTTCCCGAGTCTCAACGCCAGCGCCGCCGAACCCTCGCGCGAGGAAGTGCTGGCCGCCATGACGCCCTACGCGGGTCAGCACGCGGCCGGCGTCGATCGCGCCACGCTGACCGGCAAGCTGATGGCCGGCTATCAAGGCTGGTTCACTACGGCCGATGACGGCACCGGCCAGGGCTGGCGGCATTACGCGAAGCAGGGGAAGTTCGAGCCGGGTTATTGCACGATCGACCTCTGGCCCGACGTTGCGGAACTTGATGCCGACGAGAAGTCCGCTACGCCGTTCCGGCACGCCGACGGCAGCACCGCGTACGTCTTCAGCTCGTCGCGCCAGAAAACCGTCCTGCGTCACTTTCGCTGGATGCGCGAGTACGGGCTCGACGGCGTCTTTGTCCAGCGCTTTGCCGTGGCGACGGTGCGCCCCGGCGACCTGCGACACTGCAACAGCGTGCTGATGAATTGCCGGCAAGGGGCGAATGAGAACGGTCGCTGCTACGCCCTGATGTACGATCTGTCGGGTCTGAAAGCCGACGGCATCGAACAAGTGATCGCCGATTTCAAGCTGCTGGTCGATCGAATGAAACTCGGTCGCGACGCCAACGATCACGCTTACCTACAGCACAACGGCAAGCCGGTCGTCGCCGTCTGGGGCGTGGGGTTCAATGACAAGCGAGCCTACACGTTGGCCGAGTGCGACCGGCTGGTGACGTTTCTGAAGGACGATCCACAATACGGCGGCAACTGCGTGATGCTCGGCGTGCCGACCTACTGGCGCAGTCTCGAACGGGACGCCATGCCCGACCCGTTGTTGCACCAGATCATTCTCAAGGCCGACATCGTCAGCCCCTGGACCGTTGGCCGATACCATTCGCCCGAGTCGGCCGAACGCCACGCCACGCAAGTCGCCGCGCCGGACATCACGTGGTGCCGCGAGCACCACAAGGACTACTTGCCCGTCGCGTTCCCCGGCTTCAGTTGGCACAACATGCGCCCCGAGTCCAAGCCCAACGCCATCCCGCGCTTGAAAGGGGATTTCCTCTGGCGGCAGTTCACGGCCTATAAGCAAGCCGGCGCGACGATGATCTACCAGGCGATGTTCGACGAGATCGACGAAGGGACCGCCATCTTCAAATGCACGAACGACCCGCCAGTCGGCGCGAGCAGCTTCATCACCCTCGAAGGCCTGCCGACGGACCATTATCTGTGGCTGGTGGGCAGGGGGGCGAAGCTGCTCCGCGGCGAGATCGAAGCCACGCCGACGCAACCGACGCGTTCTAAATGAAGCGTCACTCACTTCAGGGGGCACGCTAGCGCAATTCTCGCCGCGTTCTAGCGTCTCGGGTGGCACCGATGGCTCGGCCATCGGTGTTGCGCAGCAACAAGAAACTCGATGGGCACGCTCAACTCAAATAGAAACTCGCCACCCGTGTGGGACGGCGCTCGAGGTTTCTTGCGGCCTTCGGCCGCCCAGGTGCAAGCACCTGGGCCACCCATGCGACAGGGCCCTGAGAACTACGCTAGCGGATTCAAGTTGGCGCAGCCGCCGTCGGGCCGGACGATATAATTCGACGCCCTGATCGTTCCTCTCTTCTCGCAGGGAATCGTTGCTATGTCGACTTCGGCCACTGCCGCTGCGCCTTCGTCTCGAACGAACACGTCTGCCGCCGCGTCCGCTCAAAAGCCGTTGCGCCTCTGGCCGCTGGCGATTCCGCTGGCTGTGTTTTGGCTCTACACGTTCGGCTGTGACTACGTCGAGATGACGTCGCTGCAGCGTTTCCTCTCGCGGCTGATCGTTCACGCCGGGTTGTTGCTCTTCTGCCTGGTCTGGTGGCTGGGGAACCGGCGGATCGCGCGGCGCGACAAATGGATCGCCGTTGGCCTGACGGTGGCGGGTTTCTTCGCCACGTTGTTCGTCGCCGACAAGACGATGAGCGCCTTCGGGCTGCTGTTCGGGCTGTGCTATCTCTTCACCTGCGGCACGCTCTGGCTGTTGCTCACACGGCAAGCCAGCCACGCGATCCGCTGGGGCGGGCTCTATGCGATCGTCGTCCTGGTCTGGGCCTATCACGGGCTGGTCCGCTGGGAAGGTTTGGACGGCGCGCAGAACTCCAAGTATGCCTGGCGCTGGACGACGACCAAGGAGCAAAAGTTCCTGACCGAGCGCGACGACTCAACCGCCACGACCAAGCCGACCGCGACGCCGCCGCAAGCTGCCGCGCCGCTGGTGGCGACGCCCACCGACTGGACGCAATTCCGCGGCCCCGCGCAGAACAACCAGATTCATGGCGTGCCGTCGGCCGATTGGTCGGCAGCCGCGCCGCAGCCGATTTGGCGGCATCGCGTCGGCCCGGCCTGGTCGAGCGTGATCGTCATTGGCGACAACCTGTTCACCCAGGAACAGCGCGGCG encodes:
- a CDS encoding terpene cyclase/mutase family protein, with product MRCLAALALFALAVSFSGRSLAAETPAEPVPQYQFESITVATASADEPRAAALDVEKALKYLDQGALAWSGSRKCVSCHTNGMYMTVRPALSPTAGAPNPAIREFFVKTLKQKQEVAAETLAKGTAPEQVIYLATGLAEWDRHVSRELSAETAAALKLMLSIQREDGTWGAIDCWPPYESDSYHPATVAAMAIATAPGWLANLKDEDQLARVERLRQYLRTTKPPHDYGRVLLLWASTRLPGIVEDRAELLSTLSKHQREDGGWSIRTFAEPEQWGRGNRAEKLRGEPDFANPASDGHMTGLAIVVLREAGVPANDPRIERGIAWLKSQQRASGRWWTRSLNTDKSHYITYSGTAYPLWALQMCGQLPVQPTVKAASR
- a CDS encoding methyltransferase domain-containing protein, with amino-acid sequence MPWDPTIYGRFSSERARPFGDLLAQINVESPGTIVDLGCGAGALTQTLSERWPAAHVIGVDNSAEMLAAAQPLSQRGRLEFVEADLATWKCATPIDLIVSNAALHWIDDHAALLARLTAVLAAGGTLAVQMPNNFRAPSHTILFDLVHEARWRERVAGVGLHADSVQPLAWYVERLHALGCVVNAWETTYMHVLRGPQPVLNWLRGTSLRPLLARLDEQEAAEFERELGRRLDQAYPPSGDVTLFPFSRIFFSARNT
- a CDS encoding xylosidase/arabinosidase → MTPYAGQHAAGVDRATLTGKLMAGYQGWFTTADDGTGQGWRHYAKQGKFEPGYCTIDLWPDVAELDADEKSATPFRHADGSTAYVFSSSRQKTVLRHFRWMREYGLDGVFVQRFAVATVRPGDLRHCNSVLMNCRQGANENGRCYALMYDLSGLKADGIEQVIADFKLLVDRMKLGRDANDHAYLQHNGKPVVAVWGVGFNDKRAYTLAECDRLVTFLKDDPQYGGNCVMLGVPTYWRSLERDAMPDPLLHQIILKADIVSPWTVGRYHSPESAERHATQVAAPDITWCREHHKDYLPVAFPGFSWHNMRPESKPNAIPRLKGDFLWRQFTAYKQAGATMIYQAMFDEIDEGTAIFKCTNDPPVGASSFITLEGLPTDHYLWLVGRGAKLLRGEIEATPTQPTRSK